TTCAAGGAAGATATGAGTTTCATGAAACTATTATTAAGAGTAAAACTTTAATAAACAACAAATACTTTTTAGATAAAATTACACGAATTGATAGTTCACTAAAAAGTGGTAAGTCTATTTACCATAGTTTTAAGAAGAGTGATATCTTTGATGAGCTTGTTTTAAATATAATTAGAACAGCCGAAATATCAAACTCTTTAGAAAAAACAAGTTATGAAATAAGAACTATCTATAAAAAAAGATTTAATGAAAAAGTAGAAATATTTTCTATACTAATTGAGCCAGTATTTTTTATATTGATTATGTTATTAATTGTTTGGATAATTATGGCTATCTTTGTTCCTTTATGGAGTATAGGCGATATTTTAAAAATATAAGAGGAATTTTTTATGAGCAAAGAGCTAGAGTTTGAAAACTCAGTTAAAAATATTTTAGAGTATATCGGTGAAGATATAAATAGAGAAGGGCTTGAAAAAACACCTAGTAGAGTTAGAAAAGCTTTTGAGTTTATGTGTGGTGGATATAAGCAAAACCCAGAAGAGATTATCAACTCTGCACTTTTCACAAGTTCAAATGATGAGATGGTAGTTATCAAAGATATTGAGTTTTATTCAATGTGTGAACACCATATGTTACCAATTATAGGTAAAGCACATATTGCATATATTCCAAATGGAAAAGTAGTAGGGCTTTCAAAAATACCTAGAGTTGTAGATGTTTTTGCTAGAAGATTACAAATTCAAGAGCAAATGACTGAACAGATTTGTGATGCACTTCATGAAACTTTAAACCCAAAGGGTGTTGCAGTTATGATTGATGCAAGACATATGTGTATGGAAATGAGAGGTGTTGAAAAGATTTGTTCAACAACTGTTACTTCAGCACTAAGAGGGTTATTTAAAAAAGACAAAAAAACTAAAGATGAGTTTCTTTCTATTGTAGCTCAATCTTTGCATAAATAAACACCATAAAATAGGAGTTCTTTATAATAGTACTTGAGCCACTTTTGAACTTTAATGTTCTTAGAAGTGGTTCAATCCCTATTATAACTTATTTGAATTTTTATTTAATAAACCTTTTCTTTTATATTTACTAGCTACAACATTTTTTTGTTTTGTAAACTGTTCTATTAACTTTTTTTTACTTTTTTTATTAATTGTTTGATTGATATATGAACCTAGAGCTTGCACAGTTTTCCCTTTATAAATATTATCTTTACTCTGTAGACTAGTTAAAATTTTAGTATTTGGAATACCTAAAGATTTTTGTTTTAAAATAAAACTTTTATATTTTTCAAAAACTGAACTTGATTTATTACTAGGCTTTCTTCCTATCTTTGATTTATTTTTTTCTCTTGTTATTTTAGCTTTTAGCTTTTGTGCTGAATAGTTTTTATCCTCAAAATCTAAAATTATTTTAATAAGTGAAGTCACTTTTTCATCTTCATAATTAAGTATTAAATTTCTTGAAAAGATTAATATATTCATTTTTTTTTCGAATATAAAATTAATATTATCCATGATTTTATAGGTAGTTTTACCTAAATTCTCAAATGAGTTAATTATTAATGTATCATTTTCTTGAAAGAGTGAAGAATTTTCTTCGAATTCAGATTGAAGTGTTTTGTATTTCTTTTTACGGAGGTTTTTTACGATTCCTATATCAGTAAATTCAATATTAGAATTTTTTAATACATTTTTAAAATCAAAAAAATCTTCAGTTGTTAGATAATAGGTTATAAGAATATTTTTCATATGAATATTAAACAATATATAAAATAAATTATAACTTAAAATAAATATATTTAACTTTATTTATATAAAAAATAATATTAATATAAAATATGAATTAATACAAGTTATAACAAGTTTAAAGTATAATATATTAATTTAATAAGTGTAGGTATAGTGATGAAAAAAGATAGTAACTACTTAATAAATAAATGGTTTTCTAATTTACTTGAAGGAAGAAGTAATGAAGAAATTCTTTTTATTTGTAATATAGAGATATTTGATGTAATAGAAGATTTTTTATCAAAAAAACAAAATGCTGAATATAAAATTTTAGAACCAAAAGAACGTATATTTTCAGATTCAAAAATCAAAATTGTTCGTGGTTTTGACAAAAATCTTACTTTAAATAAAAGCAATAGTTTTTTAAATTTCCCATTATTAGTTATTAATTCAGATTTAGATATTAAAAATATTAAGAAGCTTAAAGAAGATAGTTTAGAGATAAAAAAAGAATTTTATTACTATGCTAGGAAATATGAACCTATTGATTTTATAAAAGATAGAATCAATGAGTTAGAATTTTTTCTTTTTCATTCTGCTAATATTAAAATGATTGAAAGCAATCATTATTATTTTAAGTTATTTGAAGGTATTAATATAGAAGAAAGTGAGTATGAAAGAATTATTTCAGAAGATATAAAATTTTTCTTAGGTTCCAATATAATCACGTCAAGATTAATTACAATAGTTTATAGAGTTTTAAAATTAGATTTAAGTGCAACTACAACAGAATCTGGAAGATATTTTAAAAATAAAACTAATGTAAGAAGTAAAATCTTCAATAAAAGAACACTGTCTTTATATAATAATGTAAACTTAAATCTTATACCAATAGATTTAAGAATAAAGAATTTCAGAGCTTACGATTTATCGGTAAATGATACAGAATTAAAAGTAAAAAAAGAAATAGCTAGAAAACTACTTTATAGTGAATATTTAAACATTGATAAAATCTCTGAGGTCACAGATTTATCAATTAGTGAAATAAAAAAGTTATAGTTAGCTATTTGCTAACTATAACTATCTGTTAAATTGTTTCTATTGTATTCTTCTCTAAAAAATTTATAAGCGTTGCCCTTGAAATATGTATCTTTTTCCCAATTTTAACAAATTCAATTTCTCTGTTATAAATGAGTTTTTTCGCCATATCAACTTTTAATATCATCATTTCTTCAATTTCTTTTAAGTTGAAAAGTACACCTCTAGGGATTAGTTCGTCGTAGTTTGTCTTCATTTTCTATTCCTTTTTTTGTTATCAAATAAAGGTATGAAGAATATTTTTTTATTTAAATCCCATTTTTTTACACTCACATATCATAGGTATAGAAAAAGCAAGACTCATCTTGCTTTGTCAAAATACAAAGGAATGCCTATGAAAAAATCTGTTTTAAGTATTTCAAAAAAAGATTTAGCCTATGAGCGATGGCTAAGAAAATTTTTTAAAGCTCCATCTTCAAAAGAGCTTGATGATAAAGAGCTTGATGATAAAGAGCTTGATGATATGGAAAAAGAAGCTTTAAAACTCAAAGCTCAAAACAACCCTTACTATCAACCACTTCAAGGAGCTTAAAAATGAATATACCTCCTACTGTAGTAGTAGCTATTGTAATAGCTTCAGCAACTATAATAAAAGAGTATCTAGACTCAAAAGAAAACTAAGTTTTAGTCAAAGACTATCAATCCATTAAAAAATAAAAACAAATAAGGAAAAATCATGTCAGCAAATCCATTAAATAATAATCAATTACAAGAGTTAGCACCAACGCTATTTACTAGTGAACCTCACTTTGAAGTAAGTGAGAAATATCACTTTATTCCTACTATCGATGTGATAGAAGAGATAAAAGCAAATAACTGGTATCCAGTTAGTGTAAGTCAAGCAGATGTAAGAGATGAAAACAAACAAGGCTATCAACAACACTGCGTGAGATTTAGACACTTTGAGGATTTATTAAATCCTGGGGAAAATGCAGTAGAACTATTACTATTTAATTCTCACGATAGAAGTAAATCATTTAGTATTAGTGCAGGTATTTATAGATTTGTATGTGCTAATGGCTTAGTAGTATCTGATAGCGTATTTGAAAGTTACAAGATTAAGCATTTAGGAGATAGAGATAACGATGTAGCAAACGCAGTTGCAAAAATTACTGCTGTTAAAGAAAAACTGCTTGATAAAATTACTACTTTATCAAATATCCAATTATCTCAAATTGAGAAACAAAGCTTTGCTAAATTATCTGTTCCTCTACGATTTGAAGAACACTTACAAATAGATATTAATGACCTACTAGTTCCACTTAGAGATGAAGACTATAAAGATGATTTATACACAACATTAAACATCATTCAAGAGAATCTAATTCGTGGGAATATTAGTGGATTCAATAAAGATACAGGAAGAAAGTTTACAAGTAAAGAGATTAAATCAATCTCTACAGATACTTATGTAAATAAAGGTGTTTGGGATATTGCAGAAAAGATTGCAAGTATTAAAGAACCACAGTATCAAATAGCAGCATAAGGAGTTGATTATGAAACTAGTAAATTATGCACTACAAACACAAATAGAGACTCTTAGTGAATCAAAATCACAAGAGTTCTTTAAAAAATATATTCAAGAGATTTTAGAAGATCAATCAAAGCCTTATTATCAAAAGGCTGATTATGTTGGTTTATCTCTAAATGAATTAAAGAATAAGATTGATTATCTATCTTCAAATATTAAAGAGTTACAAGCTTTAAAGAAAAAGCTTTCTGAATCTCTAGAACTAGCAAAGGTTCTAACAGCACAAGTTTTAGTAAGTAATGGTGTTGACAGAGTTGATGGCAATATCATTTCATCACTTACTTTAACAAAAGAATCAACCACAATAAAGAAGAAAATCACAATCAAAGATGAAAACGCAGTTATGGGCTTAGGCTTTGTAAAGTTCTCTGTAGATGAAGAAGCAATTACAAAAACTTTAGAAGAAGAATCTTCAAAAGATTTAAAAGAGCTAAATAAATATATCAAAGTTGAAGATATAAAAACTATCACAGAAGCTAAAGTAAAAGTCAATACAAAAAGAGCTGTAAATAATGCAGAAACTACAACTGATGAAATATTGCAGTTAAAACAAGCATCATAAGGAGAATAAGATGTTTAATGAAAAACAATTAGAACAACTTGAAGATGAACTAGACTTAAAAAGAGTAAAGAGTAGAGATAAAGGGAATATCACACTTTCATACCTTGAAGGCTTTGATATTATAGAAACAGCTAATAGAGTTTTTGGTTATGGTAGTTGGAGCTATGATATAGAAAGTTTAGAACATCTATCTACAGAACAAAACCAAAATCAAAACATCGTTATTTGCTACAAAGCAATTGTTAAAGTTACTGTATATGATAAAGACCATATTCAAAATATCAGTCGTAGTGATGTGGGAACTGGAGCAGGTATAGCTAAAACTCAATCAGAAGCCCATGAAGGAGCTACAAAAGAAGCTGTAACAGATGCACTTAAAAGAGCATTACGAAGCTTTGGGAATCAGTTTGGATTATCGCTTTATGATAAGAGCAAAAATCATAACAATCAAAGTCAAACAAACAATAGTAATTACAATCAAGTACCAAATAACAATAACCAACACTATAACCAAAGAGCTAATAACTCTAACAATCAATATAACCCTAATACTCAAAACACTCAACAACAAGTACCATATAAGCACTCACAAGACTTCTCACAGTTAATCAATCTAGGATTAGCAGTTATTCAACAAGGAGAGAACTTAATAGTTGTGGGTGATAATGTCTTTGCAAATAAAGATGTAATTAAAGCTCATGGTTTCAGGTGGGATACTAATAATAGACAGTGGTATATGAATTTAAGGCAAGTAGCATAAAGAAAGGAATTAAATATGTCAAAAATAGAGTTGATAGAAATGCTTAGAACAAATTATAAAAGATCGTTGTTAAGTAAAAAAGAAACAGCAAAGGAGCTTAATATTAGCCAAGCTACTATTGATAGGTTAAGACAATCAGGACAAATAAAATCAAAACGTGTTGGTGGTGGAATATATTTTACCCTTGATGAAATTGCAAGATTTATTTGTAAATCGTAATATAGGAGGTAGAATATGAAGCTATTAACAAAAGAACTGTTAAATTCTATACCTAATCTTTATGAAACAGAAAGATCATTAAATCCTATATGTCATATTAAATTATTTACTCCAGATGCTCAATGGACTTGGTTTATTATTGAAATTTGTAAAGAGAGTAATAATATTTGCTATGGATATGTTAAAGGCTTTGATAATGAATTAGGATATTTTTCATTGAAAGAACTTGAATCTATAAAAGGTCCACTTGGATTAAGTATTGAAAGAGATTTATCTTTCCACCCAACACCACTATCAATTATAAAGGAGAATAAACAATGATGAAATATATTGAAAAAGATCTTACTCTTTTAGCAAATGTTTTGAAAACTAATAAGTCATTAGATTTAAAACATAAAGGTCAATTTTACCAAATCTTTGAAAGTGACGATTTAGGATATATTATAAATATCTATACCTCAAATGAAAGAGATGAAAATGGTGATTTATTAGATTCTAATATGATTGATGGAGGCATTTGTACTGGAAGTGCAAAAGATGCTATTAAATTCATGATTTCATAAAGGTAGGTATTATGATAGACAATAAAACATTGAGATGGCTTCTTGAAGTTTGGGAAAATTTTGGATATGAGTCTTTTAAGTTAGAAATCAAAGAACTTGGGTTGCTAAAAAAAGGTTTTACAATTACAGAAATTAGAAAAACAATACTAGAAGATAGTGAACTAATGCATGATTATATTCAAGAGACTGCTTTTATAATTAGAAGGCTTCCTCATAAGGGATAATAAGTATTATAAATAGTGAGTGGTAGGGTTTTGAATAAAACTCTACCCTCTCTTTAAATTTGCTTTTTTAATGATATTTTAAAAAGCACCCATTAAAAATCCAGCTTTTTTACAACTATGATAATACTCAGAAATATCTTTATTAGTTTGGACTAGATTTAATTTTTCATTTCTGGTTTGAATTTTTACTAGACTATTTTCAGAGGCTAAATAATCACTCTTTTTTAGATTACATTTAGAACATGATAAAACTAAGTTCCATAGTTCATCATCGAATACATAACTCCATGGAATAAAATGATCTACATGTATATCATCATTATCTAAATTACAATTACAATAAAAACACTTTTTATTATCAATTTCTAAAAGTATTTTTTTAAATCTCGTTAAAGAGTTTCTTTTTGTTTCTCCTAAGTTTTCAATTTTTGATATTAGTTTTGGTGTAAAGTTTGTTTTTTCTAAAAACTTCGCCCACTCTAAAATAAGTGCTTTATGTAGTAACTCATAATTCTTTTTTAGAAAAGAAATTGCCTCTCCTTGTAAAAGTATAAACTTGTCATCATTTGATGGAACTTTATATTTCTTATTTACTTTCTCATGGTTATGAAAATAAAAATTATTATACTCCTCAGGTTGAAATCTTGGGATAACATCATTTAAACATTTTTTTTCTATTAGTTTTGTTAAATCTTCTTTAAACTTATTCTTTTTGAAATATTTATCATAGCTATCAGGAATATATTCAGCTCCACAAAAATTTTGGATTATAGTAATTACAATAGGCTGAGAGTTTTGCTTAAAATCTTGTTTGATTTTATATTTACATTCTTGAAACCAATAATATTTTAAAAATGCTTCAGAAATCTCACCATAATAAATTTTAGTATCTTTAATATCTCGTAGGCTTAAGGAATAATCTAATAAAAATTTTCCAAGTGCAAATTTATAAGTATTATCTTTTTTCCCTTTTGAAATTATATAAATAAAAAGCTCTTCAAAAGTCATTTTTCTAACACCAGTGTAAGCCACTCAATACCACTTCTATCGAGTCCATCTTTATTTCTTTTTGTTTTAACAATTGAAAATCCTACTTCTTCACAAATCTTAATCCACTCTTCAAAACTCAATGATAAGAAAAACCTTCCTTTATTATCAAAACCATCTTTATCAATATCATCTCTAAAAAGTGAAACTGACATTAGAAACTTTCCATTTTGATTTAGTAAGTTATAGACTTTTGAAAGAGTTTTTCTCAAGGCATCTTTTGACAAGTGCATTAGTGTAGATATTGAATAAATACCATCAAACTTATTATCAAACTCTAAATCATTTGGTAAAATTTTATGAAAAAGTCTTTCTTTTAATTCAGGATGTATTTTCTTTGCTTCTTCAATCATATTTTTAGAACCATCAATTGCAATGACATTATAATTGCTTTTAATCATAAACAAAGTATCACGACCTGAACCACAACCTATCTCAAGAAGTTTTGAATTTATATCAAAAGTTTTAAGTAAAAGATTTTGAACATTATTTACATCAGCTGATTCATAACGTTCTACTAAAGTACTAGCATTTTCTTCATAATAATTTATAGTATTTATTTTCATTGTAAAATAGTAACCAAGTTTGATTTAAAAGCACTTAGTGAGATATTTTATTAATATAAACTCTTACATTCAACTTCATGATTTCTTAGCTTATCTCCTTTAGACTTTAGTCCTATAGTATTCTCATAGTAGAAACACCTCTCATACTTTTTCTCTTTGTTAAATAGCATCTTCCAGAAGCCACTAGGAACAGCTATATTGTTTCTTCCTATTGTTTTTGGTCTATCAGGGTAAACAACTCCATTAAGGACACTTACAGTTCCTAATTTAGATGCTACTACTCTTTCTAGTTTCTCAGCTTTAATCCATGTATATCTATTGATATTTCTATACTGAGGAATTACATTTGCCATGCTGTATGTACTCTTAAGAGATTTATCACTCCAATCAAAGGAAGCATCATTAGCTAAGTGACCTCTATCCATCTTATATTGGTTTCTAGTATAATCACTGTGAGTAGAACGATACTTCCTTGGTAGCTCTAGCTCATCATAGAATCTAGGTCTATCTTTGATATTGCCTTTATTCACTTTTGCACCATCTAGTACATAGTAAACATAGTTTGCACCTTTTGCTTTGTAGTTATAGCAGATTTGATAGTATTCTTTGTCTATAATTTGATTACATTGCTTGTTATTAAAGAACTTCTTAATAAATAGCTTCTCTTGTATCGATGTTTGAGCAAACGATACAGAAGCAAAAAATAGTAACAATACTGATAGTTTTTTCATTAAGGATATAGCCTTTTAAATATTTTATAGTGATTTAATTTGGATATATAGAATATCCAATATTTGATGTATTGTTAATAATATCATAATGAGTTTTATCTCTAATTCTTTTTATGAAGTTTCTAACTGTAAAAACAGAGAATTCTTTTCTTCTATCCCAGCATTTGTCATAAAGCTCTTCTGCAGATACTTTTTTATTTTCATCTTGAACTAAAATTAGATATTTAAGTATGCTATTTTCAATCTTTGATAATAGTACTACTTCATGCTTTTTATCAAAAAGCCTATTAGATTCTAAATCATAATAAAACCCTTTTCCTAAATCATATTTTCCTTCTATATCTTTTAAGACTAAAGAAGTTAAATACTCATCAAGAGTTTGTTTATTGCTTTTTAGTTTTTTGTCCAATTTTGTTTGTTGTTCTTTTGATAGGTTTAGATTCATAATTCTCTCTATAATAAAATTAGTTATATTGTAGAGTATGTCAATTTAGATAAAGCTTATTAAAGTTGATTTCCCATTTAACGACATGACTTTAACTTTGTACATTTGGATATATAGGCAAACTCTTATATTTTTAAATTTTGTATACTAAGTTACCTAGGTATTTCAAAGCACTAAATTTAGGTTATTAATATTATATATAATCTATTAATAACTAATAATTATTACTACTTCTCTAAACTTATATATCACAGTACTACTTGCTTAAGCCTATGAAATAAAGGCTTAGCAATAATAATATTTGTATACAAAGTTTATCTATTATATGAAGAATATAATAAAAGGATAAATCATGAAAACAAGAAGAATCATACAAAGAAAGAATAGCAATCAAGTTTATGTAGATGCACTTCAGGAAAAATATTCGAAAATTCTCGTAGTCAGGCTTGACCTTAGTTACAAGAAGCCATATAGCAATGACATCACACTAGTAGAAGCAACAAAAGATTTAAAAAAATTATTAAATAATCGAAGAAATAATAAAACAATATTTGAGCATAACATTGGATATATCGTAAAGAAGGAGTTTGGTTTTGATTTAAGAATACACTTCCATGTCTTCTTTTTCTTCAATGGACAGGAGGTTCAAAAAGGATCTTTTCGAGCAGATCAAATAGGTAAGTACTGGAATGAGAAAATAACAGAAGATAAAGGTACATACTATAATTGTAACCGTAATAAATACCCAGAACATGGTATAGGCATGCTTATCCATACTGATAAGCAAAAAAGAGAATATCTAGATAATGCAATCTCTTACTTATGCAAAGAAGAGCAACATATAAAAGAAACGAGAAAAGAAAGGTTAATCGTAAGAAGCACAATACCTAGAAGTAAATCAAAGTATGGAAGATCTAGGAATAATTCCTAAAAGATATAGTGTTTTTTAACAAATTTAAAGCAATTTAACAATGCAACTTCGATAAAATAACTACTAAAAATAACTATAGGTGTATGTAATGCTTTCAAAACAACAACAAGTAGCAGTAAATACTTTAGATAAGCCATTACTTATTATAGCTGGTCCAGGTTCAGGTAAGACTTTTACTTTAACCGAAAGAATATCAAACCTTGTAGTAAATCAACATGTAGAACCTAGTCAAATTATGATTTCTACGTTTACTGAAAAAGCTGCAAAAGAGCTATTAACCAGAATCTCTAACAAGATAACTCAATCAGGACTAAAAGTAAATATCAATGAGTTTTATCTAGGAACACTTCATAGTATTTTTTTAGAGCTAATTGATGAACACTTAGAGTACAGCCTTTTTAACAAAAACTACTCAGTACTTGATGACTTTGATCAAAAGTTTTTCATATATAGAAAAGTAAACTCTTTCTTTTATAAAATTGAAGGTTTAAAAGATTATATCAAAGCCCAATCTAAATGGGATAAAGCCCAATATCTCCTTAGTGTATTTAATAAATTTACAGAAGAAAACCTTGATATAGAACTTTTGAAAAGTTCACATGATAAAGAGTTAAACTACTTAGCCTCTGCATATCAATTATATATGACTTTTATGCAAGAAGAAAACTGTATTGATTTTGCATTAATACAAAAAGAGTTCTACAGAATTATTTGTGAGTATCCAGAGGTGCTAGAGAAGATACAAAACC
The Arcobacter sp. F155 genome window above contains:
- a CDS encoding DNA/RNA non-specific endonuclease, whose translation is MKKLSVLLLFFASVSFAQTSIQEKLFIKKFFNNKQCNQIIDKEYYQICYNYKAKGANYVYYVLDGAKVNKGNIKDRPRFYDELELPRKYRSTHSDYTRNQYKMDRGHLANDASFDWSDKSLKSTYSMANVIPQYRNINRYTWIKAEKLERVVASKLGTVSVLNGVVYPDRPKTIGRNNIAVPSGFWKMLFNKEKKYERCFYYENTIGLKSKGDKLRNHEVECKSLY
- a CDS encoding DUF932 domain-containing protein, yielding MSANPLNNNQLQELAPTLFTSEPHFEVSEKYHFIPTIDVIEEIKANNWYPVSVSQADVRDENKQGYQQHCVRFRHFEDLLNPGENAVELLLFNSHDRSKSFSISAGIYRFVCANGLVVSDSVFESYKIKHLGDRDNDVANAVAKITAVKEKLLDKITTLSNIQLSQIEKQSFAKLSVPLRFEEHLQIDINDLLVPLRDEDYKDDLYTTLNIIQENLIRGNISGFNKDTGRKFTSKEIKSISTDTYVNKGVWDIAEKIASIKEPQYQIAA
- the folE gene encoding GTP cyclohydrolase I FolE yields the protein MSKELEFENSVKNILEYIGEDINREGLEKTPSRVRKAFEFMCGGYKQNPEEIINSALFTSSNDEMVVIKDIEFYSMCEHHMLPIIGKAHIAYIPNGKVVGLSKIPRVVDVFARRLQIQEQMTEQICDALHETLNPKGVAVMIDARHMCMEMRGVEKICSTTVTSALRGLFKKDKKTKDEFLSIVAQSLHK
- a CDS encoding helix-turn-helix domain-containing protein; protein product: MSKIELIEMLRTNYKRSLLSKKETAKELNISQATIDRLRQSGQIKSKRVGGGIYFTLDEIARFICKS
- a CDS encoding bifunctional 2-polyprenyl-6-hydroxyphenol methylase/3-demethylubiquinol 3-O-methyltransferase UbiG, with the translated sequence MKINTINYYEENASTLVERYESADVNNVQNLLLKTFDINSKLLEIGCGSGRDTLFMIKSNYNVIAIDGSKNMIEEAKKIHPELKERLFHKILPNDLEFDNKFDGIYSISTLMHLSKDALRKTLSKVYNLLNQNGKFLMSVSLFRDDIDKDGFDNKGRFFLSLSFEEWIKICEEVGFSIVKTKRNKDGLDRSGIEWLTLVLEK
- a CDS encoding DUF2958 domain-containing protein, which produces MKLLTKELLNSIPNLYETERSLNPICHIKLFTPDAQWTWFIIEICKESNNICYGYVKGFDNELGYFSLKELESIKGPLGLSIERDLSFHPTPLSIIKENKQ
- a CDS encoding winged helix-turn-helix domain-containing protein, with the protein product MNLNLSKEQQTKLDKKLKSNKQTLDEYLTSLVLKDIEGKYDLGKGFYYDLESNRLFDKKHEVVLLSKIENSILKYLILVQDENKKVSAEELYDKCWDRRKEFSVFTVRNFIKRIRDKTHYDIINNTSNIGYSIYPN
- a CDS encoding siphovirus Gp157 family protein, producing MKLVNYALQTQIETLSESKSQEFFKKYIQEILEDQSKPYYQKADYVGLSLNELKNKIDYLSSNIKELQALKKKLSESLELAKVLTAQVLVSNGVDRVDGNIISSLTLTKESTTIKKKITIKDENAVMGLGFVKFSVDEEAITKTLEEESSKDLKELNKYIKVEDIKTITEAKVKVNTKRAVNNAETTTDEILQLKQAS
- a CDS encoding HNH endonuclease — protein: MAYTGVRKMTFEELFIYIISKGKKDNTYKFALGKFLLDYSLSLRDIKDTKIYYGEISEAFLKYYWFQECKYKIKQDFKQNSQPIVITIIQNFCGAEYIPDSYDKYFKKNKFKEDLTKLIEKKCLNDVIPRFQPEEYNNFYFHNHEKVNKKYKVPSNDDKFILLQGEAISFLKKNYELLHKALILEWAKFLEKTNFTPKLISKIENLGETKRNSLTRFKKILLEIDNKKCFYCNCNLDNDDIHVDHFIPWSYVFDDELWNLVLSCSKCNLKKSDYLASENSLVKIQTRNEKLNLVQTNKDISEYYHSCKKAGFLMGAF
- a CDS encoding Rad52/Rad22 family DNA repair protein; its protein translation is MFNEKQLEQLEDELDLKRVKSRDKGNITLSYLEGFDIIETANRVFGYGSWSYDIESLEHLSTEQNQNQNIVICYKAIVKVTVYDKDHIQNISRSDVGTGAGIAKTQSEAHEGATKEAVTDALKRALRSFGNQFGLSLYDKSKNHNNQSQTNNSNYNQVPNNNNQHYNQRANNSNNQYNPNTQNTQQQVPYKHSQDFSQLINLGLAVIQQGENLIVVGDNVFANKDVIKAHGFRWDTNNRQWYMNLRQVA
- a CDS encoding DNA-binding protein, producing the protein MKTNYDELIPRGVLFNLKEIEEMMILKVDMAKKLIYNREIEFVKIGKKIHISRATLINFLEKNTIETI
- a CDS encoding inovirus-type Gp2 protein, with the protein product MKTRRIIQRKNSNQVYVDALQEKYSKILVVRLDLSYKKPYSNDITLVEATKDLKKLLNNRRNNKTIFEHNIGYIVKKEFGFDLRIHFHVFFFFNGQEVQKGSFRADQIGKYWNEKITEDKGTYYNCNRNKYPEHGIGMLIHTDKQKREYLDNAISYLCKEEQHIKETRKERLIVRSTIPRSKSKYGRSRNNS